Proteins from a single region of Hordeum vulgare subsp. vulgare chromosome 6H, MorexV3_pseudomolecules_assembly, whole genome shotgun sequence:
- the LOC123402993 gene encoding serine/threonine-protein kinase BLUS1 isoform X2, with protein MVGSGGKHAAGGSGAGERRRYPIRAEDYELYEEIGQGVSAIVYRALCKPLAETVAVKVLDFERTNSNLNNIMREAQTMILIDHPNVVRALCSFANNQTLWVVMPYMAGGSCLHIMKSVYPDGFDEAVIATVLREVLRGLEYLHHHGHIHRDVKAGNILVDSRGGIKLGDFGVSACLFESGDRQRARNTFVGTPCWMAPEVMEQLHGYDFKADIWSFGITALELAHGHAPFSKYPPMKVLLMTLQNAPPGLDYERDKKFSRHFKQMVAMCLVKEPSKRPTAAKLLKQSFFKQARSHDYIARKLVDGLPGLGARYQALKEKDEHLLAQKKMPDGRKEEISQDEYKRGISSWNFDIDDLKSQASLISECEDTISSKDTDISSIYDFDTSLQEQGHEGSLFSMKYDTDIENDVMANDKSAVSSPEQSVCLSRASLCGTSNGVLVNGHVGKLNSMESCDLDLQEKDLDAIPTSSFQERKFSFSSCSSDGFLSSKESSFSSKPQINIHNRDKGSGGVLQVADEPSPEAISKAPKSSVSNVDEHDDRPKPPLIQQRGRFKVTPGNVELDKTISHLPALSIPSSAEAASSIIGGSLYVQLYSVLQTNMLQREQILHAMKQLYISDSISPVRMPSLSRSPSQSSALSVDRSMLEAAQDKEKELINEVLELQWRLLCAQEEVQRLKAKAAQI; from the exons AACAATATCATGCGTGAAGCTCAGACAATGATTCTTATAGACCATCCTAACGTCGTTAGGGCACTCTGCTCATTTGCAAATAACCAAACGTTATGGGTAGTTATGCCGTACATGGCTGGAGGATCTTGTCTTCACATAATGAAATCAGTCTACCCAGATGGTTTTGACGAAGCTGTCATTGCAACAGTGCTCCGTGAAGTTCTAAGAGGTTTGGaatatcttcatcatcatgggcaTATACATCGTGATGTCAAG GCAGGAAATATCCTAGTCGATTCTCGTGgtggaattaagcttggagattTTGGGGTTTCTGCTTGCCTTTTTGAATCTGGTGACAGACAGCGGGCTAGAAATACTTTCGTGGGAACTCCTTGCTG GATGGCACCAGAGGTAATGGAGCAACTACATGGATATGATTTCAA GGCAGACATATGGTCCTTTGGAATTACTGCACTTGAACTTGCCCATGGTCACGCTCCTTTCTCAAAGTATCCTCCCATGAAG gTCTTGCTTATGACGCTTCAAAATGCTCCCCCTGGTCTTGATTATGAGAGAGATAAGAAATTCTCAAGG CACTTCAAGCAAATGGTAGCTATGTGTTTGGTAAAAGAGCCTTCAAAAAGGCCGACTGCAGCAAAATTGCTCAAGCAATCCTTTTTCAAGCAAGCTCGTTCCCATGATTACATTGCTCGAAAGCTTGTGGACGGATTGCCTGGCCTTGGTGCCAGATATCAAGCTTTGAAG GAAAAGGATGAACATTTACTTGCCCAAAAGAAAATGCCTGATGGTAGAAAGGAAGAAATCTCGCAG GATGAATACAAAAGGGGTATCAGCAGCTGGAACTTTGACATTGATGACCTGAAGTCTCAAGCCTCACTA ATTTCAGAGTGTGAGGACACAATATCTTCTAAAGATACAGATATATCGTCTATCTATGACTTCGacaccagcttgcaggagcaaggaCACGAAGGATCTCTTTTTTCAATGAAGTATGATACCGATATC GAAAATGATGTCATGGCCAATGATAAGTCAGCTGTTTCATCACCCGAACAGTCTGTTTGTCTATCAAG GGCATCTCTGTGTGGAACTTCAAACGGAGTACTGGTAAATGGCCATGTCGGGAAACTTAACTCCATGGAAAGCTGTGATTTGGACTTGCAAGAGAAAGATTTGGATGCTATTCCAACAAGCTCGTTTCAGGAAAGGAAGTTTTCTTTCAGTTCTTGCTCATCAGATGGTTTTCTTTCTTCCAAAGAGAG TTCTTTCAGCTCTAAGCCGCAAATCAACATTCATAACCGTGACAAGGGTAGCGGAGGGGTCTTGCAAGTAGCAGACGAGCCATCTCCTGAAGCTATTTCTAAGGCACCTAAATCATCAG TATCAAATGTCGACGAACATGATGATAGACCAAAACCTCCACTTATACAGCAAAGAGGTCGTTTCAAAGTTACACCTGGGAATGTCGAATTGGATAAG ACAATTTCTCACCTTCCTGCATTAAGCATACCATCTTCAGCTGAAGCTGCTTCAAGCATTATTGGTGGCTCCTTGTACGTCCAGTTATACAGTGTTTTGCAGACAAATATGCTTCAGAGG GAACAGATACTTCATGCGATGAAGCAGTTATACATTTCTGATTCAATTTCACCTGTTCGGATGCCTTCGTTAAGTCGTTCGCCATCTCAATCATCAGCTTTATCGGTAGATAGATCCATG TTGGAAGCTGCACAAGACAAGGAGAAGGAACTGATCAATGAAGTTCTGGAGCTGCAGTGGCG GTTATTGTGTGCACAGGAGGAGGTGCAGAGGCTCAAAGCAAAGGCAGCCCAG ATCTGA
- the LOC123402993 gene encoding serine/threonine-protein kinase BLUS1 isoform X1 — protein sequence MVGSGGKHAAGGSGAGERRRYPIRAEDYELYEEIGQGVSAIVYRALCKPLAETVAVKVLDFERTNSNLNNIMREAQTMILIDHPNVVRALCSFANNQTLWVVMPYMAGGSCLHIMKSVYPDGFDEAVIATVLREVLRGLEYLHHHGHIHRDVKAGNILVDSRGGIKLGDFGVSACLFESGDRQRARNTFVGTPCWMAPEVMEQLHGYDFKADIWSFGITALELAHGHAPFSKYPPMKVLLMTLQNAPPGLDYERDKKFSRHFKQMVAMCLVKEPSKRPTAAKLLKQSFFKQARSHDYIARKLVDGLPGLGARYQALKEKDEHLLAQKKMPDGRKEEISQDEYKRGISSWNFDIDDLKSQASLISECEDTISSKDTDISSIYDFDTSLQEQGHEGSLFSMKYDTDIENDVMANDKSAVSSPEQSVCLSRASLCGTSNGVLVNGHVGKLNSMESCDLDLQEKDLDAIPTSSFQERKFSFSSCSSDGFLSSKESSFSSKPQINIHNRDKGSGGVLQVADEPSPEAISKAPKSSVSNVDEHDDRPKPPLIQQRGRFKVTPGNVELDKAHSPGLHKSHSTQTISHLPALSIPSSAEAASSIIGGSLYVQLYSVLQTNMLQREQILHAMKQLYISDSISPVRMPSLSRSPSQSSALSVDRSMLEAAQDKEKELINEVLELQWRLLCAQEEVQRLKAKAAQI from the exons AACAATATCATGCGTGAAGCTCAGACAATGATTCTTATAGACCATCCTAACGTCGTTAGGGCACTCTGCTCATTTGCAAATAACCAAACGTTATGGGTAGTTATGCCGTACATGGCTGGAGGATCTTGTCTTCACATAATGAAATCAGTCTACCCAGATGGTTTTGACGAAGCTGTCATTGCAACAGTGCTCCGTGAAGTTCTAAGAGGTTTGGaatatcttcatcatcatgggcaTATACATCGTGATGTCAAG GCAGGAAATATCCTAGTCGATTCTCGTGgtggaattaagcttggagattTTGGGGTTTCTGCTTGCCTTTTTGAATCTGGTGACAGACAGCGGGCTAGAAATACTTTCGTGGGAACTCCTTGCTG GATGGCACCAGAGGTAATGGAGCAACTACATGGATATGATTTCAA GGCAGACATATGGTCCTTTGGAATTACTGCACTTGAACTTGCCCATGGTCACGCTCCTTTCTCAAAGTATCCTCCCATGAAG gTCTTGCTTATGACGCTTCAAAATGCTCCCCCTGGTCTTGATTATGAGAGAGATAAGAAATTCTCAAGG CACTTCAAGCAAATGGTAGCTATGTGTTTGGTAAAAGAGCCTTCAAAAAGGCCGACTGCAGCAAAATTGCTCAAGCAATCCTTTTTCAAGCAAGCTCGTTCCCATGATTACATTGCTCGAAAGCTTGTGGACGGATTGCCTGGCCTTGGTGCCAGATATCAAGCTTTGAAG GAAAAGGATGAACATTTACTTGCCCAAAAGAAAATGCCTGATGGTAGAAAGGAAGAAATCTCGCAG GATGAATACAAAAGGGGTATCAGCAGCTGGAACTTTGACATTGATGACCTGAAGTCTCAAGCCTCACTA ATTTCAGAGTGTGAGGACACAATATCTTCTAAAGATACAGATATATCGTCTATCTATGACTTCGacaccagcttgcaggagcaaggaCACGAAGGATCTCTTTTTTCAATGAAGTATGATACCGATATC GAAAATGATGTCATGGCCAATGATAAGTCAGCTGTTTCATCACCCGAACAGTCTGTTTGTCTATCAAG GGCATCTCTGTGTGGAACTTCAAACGGAGTACTGGTAAATGGCCATGTCGGGAAACTTAACTCCATGGAAAGCTGTGATTTGGACTTGCAAGAGAAAGATTTGGATGCTATTCCAACAAGCTCGTTTCAGGAAAGGAAGTTTTCTTTCAGTTCTTGCTCATCAGATGGTTTTCTTTCTTCCAAAGAGAG TTCTTTCAGCTCTAAGCCGCAAATCAACATTCATAACCGTGACAAGGGTAGCGGAGGGGTCTTGCAAGTAGCAGACGAGCCATCTCCTGAAGCTATTTCTAAGGCACCTAAATCATCAG TATCAAATGTCGACGAACATGATGATAGACCAAAACCTCCACTTATACAGCAAAGAGGTCGTTTCAAAGTTACACCTGGGAATGTCGAATTGGATAAG GCTCACTCACCTGGCCTACATAAGAGTCACAGCACACAG ACAATTTCTCACCTTCCTGCATTAAGCATACCATCTTCAGCTGAAGCTGCTTCAAGCATTATTGGTGGCTCCTTGTACGTCCAGTTATACAGTGTTTTGCAGACAAATATGCTTCAGAGG GAACAGATACTTCATGCGATGAAGCAGTTATACATTTCTGATTCAATTTCACCTGTTCGGATGCCTTCGTTAAGTCGTTCGCCATCTCAATCATCAGCTTTATCGGTAGATAGATCCATG TTGGAAGCTGCACAAGACAAGGAGAAGGAACTGATCAATGAAGTTCTGGAGCTGCAGTGGCG GTTATTGTGTGCACAGGAGGAGGTGCAGAGGCTCAAAGCAAAGGCAGCCCAG ATCTGA
- the LOC123402994 gene encoding autophagy-related protein 18b, which produces MASGSSRPQILCVSFNQDNSMFSVGTKEGFKIFDARTGRLCNDNKLGGLNVVELWFATNLIAMVGTGEQPSRSPRRLCLFNTITGASKKDLNFRSTILAVRFSRTRLIVVLQDKTFIYDLNSTRILEEIDTVHNPKGLCAFAPNSEWCYLAIPASTSKGSALVYKASEPELICQIDAHESPLAAMAFSSNGMYLATASEKGTMIRVYIVAQATKSHSFRRGAYPSTIYSLSFGPCIDRPDVLAATSSSGSLHMFFLDAARNGRNQTNKLLGSIIPGSKAISDALDPANHHVIHNIAPAETKSCLAVHSVEYSQNSSKFPAVRTVVYVVTHDGYFREYTISTTKSNESSWVLEREFSLLDTGHTLKQNEHHHVD; this is translated from the exons atggcgagcgGCTCGTCCCGGCCCCAGATTCTCTGCGTCTCCTTCAACCAGGACAACAG CATGTTCTCCGTCGGGACCAAGGAAGGGTTCAAGATTTTCGATGCCCGGACCGGGAGGCTCTGCAACGACAACA AACTTGGAGGACTGAATGTCGTGGAGCTGTGGTTTGCCACGAACCTCATCGCTATGGTCGGAACTGGGGAACAG CCTTCACGGTCTCCTAGACGCCTTTGCCTGTTCAATACCATTACAGGCGCCTcaaagaaggatctgaacttcaGGAGTACAATTTTGGCTGTTCGGTTTAGTAGAACGAG GCTTATTGTTGTTTTGCAGGACAAGACCTTTATTTATGATCTAAACAGCACTCGTATCTTGGAGGAAATTGACACGGTACATAATCCTAAAG GCCTTTGTGCATTTGCTCCTAATTCAGAATGGTGTTATTTGGCCATCCCAGCAAGCACATCAAAAGGATCTGCTTTAGTGTATAAAGCATCAGAACCTGAATTAATATGCCAG ATAGATGCCCATGAGTCTCCATTAGCTGCAATGGCATTTTCTTCCAATGGCATGTACCTGGCAACAGCTTCTGAGAAGGGCACAATGATTAGGGTATATATCGTGGCACAAGCAACTAAG TCGCATAGTTTTCGGCGGGGAGCGTATCCATCAACAATTTACTCGCTCTCATTTGGGCCATGCATCGATCGGCCTGATGTTCTTGCTGCCACAAGTTCGTCAGGCTCTTTGCACATGTTTTTTCTTGACGCTGCCAGAAATGGAAG GAACCAAACGAATAAATTACTAGGCTCGATAATTCCTGGATCCAAAGCAATTTCCGATGCTTTGGATCCAGCTAATCATCATGTTATTCACAACATTGCCCCCGCAGAAACCAAGAG CTGTCTGGCAGTACATAGCGTAGAATATTCCCAAAATTCTTCCAAGTTTCCTGCTGTGAG GACTGTAGTCTATGTTGTAACTCACGATGGATACTTCCGCGAGTACACGATCAGCACCACGAAGTCAAACGAATCTTCATGGGTTTTGGAGCGCGAATTTAGCCTGCTAGATACCGGTCATACTTTGAAACAGAATGAACACCACCACGTGGACTGA